CAATCCAGTCATTCCATACTTTTGACTCACCTTTATTTCTGCAGTAATTTCAACCATTTTGTTGAAAACCTGCAATTTCACCAtctaaattcttgtttcagatggcggctccttcaaacgtcttttgggatcacgcagggcatctccatactgtgacaccctaggtgtcaaatatatcaaaccaatagaaataacGTTTGGTGTgtatgaaattgtgtgaaaatctaataaagttatgagaataagggtaattgtgtaaatttatgaaagtataagtccttttatgtaacttagttgaagtgtaaagtaactttccaaaaattaccaagggtcaaagtgaaaaaggtgaatgtcatcatgaccagccttaaatgcttgcaaataagccccaaAAGTTCATAAGTTTTGCACTACTAGGACAAGTCCTATGTAAAAATTAaattgagtgcaaaatggtgaaataaaactttgtactttaaGTTTCtaaacttaagccctaaagaaaagttataggttttgaaaagttctacaacttctattttgacctttctctcattagggctttggatcagtgggaaatttctatttacaatgaagtccctgaggtttttgcaatttccaacgaagtccgtcggacctcctcctctcttcttcctcctctggcaactcctctgcttcgcccgctgcAACCCTGCTGCcagtgtcagcgccgcttccccggccatgtgctgcgcctcggtcgctccccggcaccacctccagttcctagcttctccacgcgtcgcccccaacccgaacgccgctctagcttcccctccctggccctctcgcgcggGTGCCACGCCGTCCCGCAGCTCTGCCGCTGCCATCTCGCCGTCGCTGTGGCATTGCCCGTGCGTGCCTCCTCGCCTCAtctcttctggttcaagagcagcactactTCCCTCTCTTCCGATTCCATTCCCGTTTCTGCTCTCTGATTgcccggaaccccgagcaccacagccgccatctcctccaactccggcgcccttCTGTTCGCCATGGGCAACCCTctccaatcctccccgcaccaccacaacaccTCAGGAAGTTTCCCCTTGCTCCACTGAAGCTCCCGAACCATTCCCCGTGGCTGGACCTCCACCGAAGCTACCTCGCCGCCATTCTCCCCTTCGCCGATTCAACgcttctcgctgacggagactatcaTATCCTTCCAGAGTccgaagtggaagtctctgaagaaGCTGGGAACCTCgttggagaattaactgaagctccgaacccgagttcggaaggatttattaacatctctgaccccagccccgccagtgaaggcaagccccggacataaacctagtatcttatttacactacaatttacttttatatatttatatgtgtgcattaagttcttaggagttgtctggaaaccatagatgcatctccctaggaacccatgtactgaatattagacaatgagtccgactagtgctatgctaataggaccggtagaagtcgagtgatttcctatcacagcggacaggagtacggtcatgtagtcgcgcaacagacgtacgtcctgaacattggatgtgcgtatggtcctacagtcgcatgtggtggccctgatccacgagtcggaatgaaaggcaaatggttgcttcggaatgattattggatattccaagcgtgtgagttaggtttacccttgcaaggttatgaaactcgattcagaatcgtccatttctcgtacagattgagactgcttgctccttctgccacatagagtaagaacactaactattgttggaataatcttgatgaatgctaatctctaccttgcttatctagtataggtgcttacctagaatggttaatgaaactagaatctgaaagctaaaacgtgaaagttagatcatactctttgttgcttttcagcaaaaagaaaactacCTCTCAAgcctccatggtctagcttcggactaagtatacccaatctcggttaagtcttgctgagtattagcatactcagtcttgctagtctgtcttttaggtatggcctgtgagaaccaaaTGGATaatccagcctggccattctctgttccgtttggctggtctgtggagtgggatccgtccccggcttgcaatgaccctccggaatgacgccatgtttcaggctgagcgtggtgtcaactttcacgacgtgtgtagtcgcgtgttaatttcttccgctgtgactctgaacaagcttgcatagcttgtggttttaagtAATGTTTATATaactttactttaagtttgaaacagattgtaataatgtttaatatttctgtgaatTAAGAGTTGGTGAGcggttgtgtgattgtaaacttgccttcatgcgaggtaaacctacctcgatcctgcgtaaccgtggttgaatcgggcggtgacccgacagaccaatgggttgttccatttgaggtgcgttgagttagtatcgcctgtatagtgatgactagcgcacttgagccggaataattcaggcggttttgCCACAGCTGGCCAGTATAGGACTCAGCAGATACTCCAGGAGAGGGCAGAGGATgcagcagaggcagaggcaAACCCCTTGAGAGCGGAGACCGAGGCACTTGCAGCAGCAGAGGCTCGTCTCCCATCTTACCTCACCTTGGACTCAAATGACTTGGATGACAACGGGGGCTTCGTTCCGACTTTTCCTGCTCCTCGAGCCGCTCATGATGATGAGGCAGGACTATCAGTCGCAACTACTACTTTTGACACTTCAGCGATGGCTCCTCCTCCAGCACACGACAGCTGCAGCTGCACAGGTCACAGCACCAGACACTCTAGCCTAGATCTTGCAGACATTGACACACCAGCAGGGGCTGATGCAGGCTGAGCAGGCTCACCAGCACGAGGCTCAGACGATACTCTTTTGAGAGATCAGGCAGCAGCAGGATGCCATGATGCAGCAGCTCCTACAGTAGCAGCAGATTCAGCAGAAGATGTTTACTTTCTTCTCAGGCTGCTTTGGGACAATTAACCGTCACGCTGGACCGCCAGAGCCACAGATTCCCAGTACTCAATAGCTCCAGTACGACCCAGCTGGTCCTCCTCCACCTGTTGGCGGTTACATGCAGACACCCCTAGTGTCGTTTCCAATGTCGCCACTACTTCAGACAGGGGTGTTCTCCGCTCCGGTGCCACAGCTTGTGTTCTCCACTCCGGTGCCACAGCAGAGTCCGATGACCGAGCAACAGCGTGCATAGTACTTAGAGTGGCAGTAGATTCTCCAGCGGCTTCAGCGGAGCACAGCTCAGTCATGTTTACCTGCTTCAGTGGTTCTTTCTTTGCCGGTCACGACTCTCACCTTTGAGACTCCACCTCTTACTCTGCCGATCCGCCCTGAGGTCGTTTGTCCCAGCTAAACGGGCACTCCTGTTGTCACTTCGCTCGCAGCTTCACTTGCCCTAATGACGGAGTCCACGAGTGTCGCTATGGAGCCAGTAGCTTCTTCAGCTCCTACTTCTTCCGCTGCTCCGTCGACTTCTCAGGTTGAGCCTGCTTCCACCGGCGATGACTCTTTGGATGACAACCCTGACCGTTTCATCACCGTGCCTAGGACGGTGGCCTCGCCTTCTCCAACCTAGGAGTAGCTTTTTAGCTCTAGCCTTCCTTTTTGGTGCTTTgttgccaaagggggagaaagaTAGGGGGAGCAGGGAGGTTTGTGGCGTGATTTGGACCTTTCATGGTTTTTGTTGTATGGACATGTCATTTGATTCTTGCATATGATCTTGTGTTGACATGTCCTTACATGTGCTTCTCCTTTAGTTAATGCATGCTTGTTTACTTCGTGTCTATATCTTTCTTGCATATGTTGTTGTTGAGCGCTTTCAATTTCATATTATTATTTCTCTActttgtgttgtcatcaatcaccaaaaagaggGAGATTGAAGCGCATTTAGGCCGATAGATGCACATGGTAAGTTTTGGTGATTAATGAAAATCGTATGTGACTAACATGTGTTTTGAAGGCAACATGAAATAATGGTTATGTCACATATAAAATATGTAAGGAGACCCCTTAATTTGCATTGAAATGCGTGTCAAGAACTCGAACATGAAGATTAAGACCTTTCTAGTATCAAGTGTCACAAGGAGGTGGACACTTGAATTAGTTcaggttttatagtttttagTTGTTGACCGTACTATTAAGGGGCGTTCTTAAGTTAGTAGCTTGACATAGTGAGAGTTGGCCTAGAAATCATGCACACTTGCTCAAGCTCAGTCCTAGACAGCTCAAAAAAGTCAAAACAACACTTAAAAGAAGAAAGATTTCAACAAAGAAATCAACTCCAAGTCAATTGATTAAGGCCCAAATGGAATCAACGGGTCAGTTAAACCGACACTACAAAATATAACAGGTTGGTGTATTTTGAATTAGTACGGTGATCAGGTGAAGAAAACCATAGttgcaccggttaaaccgacgctattgaATCAAGCGTCGGTGCATTGGTCGTTGATACCTCCAGAGAGTTTTGGAAGTTGGGCTGAGAATTCCCTTCAGCACCGGTTAAACTGATGCACAACTTTAAAGCGTCGGTGCATTGGTCGTTAGATGCATCAGAGAGTTTTGGAGGTTTCGCTCAGCAATTCTCTTCAGCACCGGTTAAACTGACACTCAACATATACACGTCGGTGCATTGGTCGTTACAATGACGCCAACAGCCATACCCCAGTCAGAACTCTAACAGCTACTATTTGAGTTCAGTGTGATCGGTTAAATCGATGATGTCCAccagtttaaccgacgctttgtACTTTTCAGGAAAGGATCTTCCAACGGCTATGGCTtgatctctagcctatatatACTCCTTCCCGGGTCATATGATTTGCCTTTGACACCCTGAATATCTGAGGCCACCCCAGAGCAGAAGAGAAACACTTGAAGCTATGAGAAGAAGAGTTTGAGCTTTAGAGTTGATTCAAACAAGAAGAAATCACCCTTTGTGAGTAGCAAGTGTGCTTGAGCTTAAGGCTAGCTTAGTGTAGGTCAAGTGAAGGCTTAggagcttgttactcttggtgttTGACGGTACCTAGATGGTCTTGGTGACCCGGAGGCTCTTGGTGATCTCTTGGAGTTTGTGGGAGCCCCAAGAAGAGGAGATTGTGTGCAGTTTGAAGCTCGTCGCTCCGAAGATGGAGAAGGAGCATTCTTAGTGAATACTTGCTTCTTGGTGATGCAAGGGAGCGCAACCCTTTGTGGGTGCtccaacgtggattaggggggAGCGTCAACTCCtcgataccacggaaaaaaatccggttgtctcgtGTCCCTATCTTTACATTCAAGCATTTACTTTGGTTTTACTTGTTGTCTCCTTTGTGTGCTTGTTTGTTGAGTAGAATGATCTATTGCTAGTGTGCTCCTTTGCTTAGGTTGTTTGCTTGATAGTGTGATCTTAACTAGGCAATATGAGTGTTAATGTGTTTACCTAtttaggatgttcatgttagtGTGCTCTAGTTGATAGGTTCAAAATTTGTAGATTGAGCAATACTAGTTGTAGCTAAGGATTTGGTAGAAATCGAAAAAGAACCAATCCCCCTTCTTGGGCTACAAACCTTTCAGTTCCATGCAATCTTCTAGCATTGTTTTTTATTGAATCTTCAAGTGAAACCCATATGTATCGTTTATAGGACTGACCGCATGGGTTGACATCCTCCGAAGGTACTTCAAATGCTAGTGGTTTCCCCAATTGTAATCTTTTGTAGAAAATGCAATAGGATCTGAAAAGCAACTAGAAGCCAATAATCCATGCATCTGCTACACTGTCTGACAGACCTGGAGGCTTGAGCGGTATCAGATCTCTATGCTTGCAGCGGCCTCCGTGCCAGGTCGAGGATGGCCCCTCTCAAATCGTAAGGACTGCCGCCAAAACTGGAGCGCATCTTGTATTGGCATGCGTGTGTGCGTGCGGTGCGTCTATTTTAGTTTTCAGAGTAGTTGAGGTCTTCAGGTCAACATTAGTCAATCACCGGACACTCTTCTCCATGACCGCTTTGCTACTAGAAACTACTTTGCCTGCAGAGACCCACCTTCCCCTGATGCTGCCTTGAGATCACGGGCCATGGCTTATCCTACCTGTGTAACAGGACAGCAAGCTTCACTGACGCGCTCTACGACGCTCTCTGTAGCTGCCACTCGGTGAGAACCTAGCAAGCGACTGACGATGCCGTCGTCGGCGCCCGGcgtcgaggaggaggagcccaAGGACTCATCGGAGTACAGGCTCCGCAAGCAGCTCCTGCTGCTGGCGGCGCTCGTGGTCAGCGTCACCTACGTGGCGGGGCTCACCCCGCCGGGCGGGGTGTGGCAGGAGGACGGGCCCGGCGTCGCGGCGGGGGGTCCTGTCCTCCGGATCACGCACCGCCGCCGGTTCCTGTCCTTCTACTACTGCAACTCCACCGCGCTCGCCGCGTCGCTCGTGGTcatcttcctcctgctcctcaaGAACCCGACGCGGGTCCAGCTAGCCGTGCTGCGGCTGGTCATGGTGCTCGACCTGCTCGCCCTCATGGGGGCCTACCTCGCCGGCAGCTACCGGGACAGGCCCGCCACCGTGTACGCCACGGCGCTGGTTCTCGCGCTGTCAGCCTACGTGGGCGTCCACATCCTGCAGGGCCTGCAACACCCTCCGCCACCGCCGGTCGACCGccgcgacgaggaggaggatcgccggcggcgcACGGAGTCCTCCTCCAGCGTCCTCAAGCCCAAGGAGCGGTGCAAGGTCCTGCTGCTGCTCGCCACCTTCGCGACGGGCCTCACCTATGTCGCCGGGCTGAACCCGCCCGGCGGCTTCTGGGACACGATGGACAATGGCCGCCGCAGAGGGCACGGGCACGGCTACCGCCCCGGCGACTCGCTTGTGGAGGTGCACCACAGGGGCCACTTCAGGATGTTCTTCTACTGCAACACCACGGCCTTCGTCGCGTCGCTCTTCATCATCGTCCTGCTCCTGGACAGGAAGCTCAGCGCCAGGACGGCGCGGTCCTTCGCGCTGCACGTGTTCGTCCTCAGCGCGCTGCTCGGCCTGTTGGCGGCCTACGATGCCGGCAGCTGCCGGGACTCCAACTGCAGCGTCTATGTTGTCAGCCTCTTCGGCGCGGTTCTCGCATTCATATTCCTCACTATGGTGGCTATCATTTCACTCAAGAGCCTGGTTTGTGCTGACGCTCCAGCATCGGAATCTAACAACAATCGGTATGTACTAATGAGACTTCTCCTTCACCACCTCCGGCAAAGGGATGGAATTTGATTATGACATTTTCACTTGTGTGCATCTTGCAAATGTGCTAGTGTCCACGACAACCAAGCTACAACAATGGCGACGTCAAGTTCACAAGGCAGCGTCAACACTGTTGCTCCTCGAGCGGCGAGCACAGGCAACACGGTGGAGAAAAGGGCGATAAAGAAGGTGAAGTCCCTCGTTCTGCTGCTCGCCAATCTCGCGGCGACCATTACCTACCAGGCAGGGCTAGATCCGCCGGGCGGCTTCTGGACGTACGACGGCGAGGGGCACAGGGCCGGCGACGCCATACTCCTGTCCAAGGACCCGGCACGATACAAGGCCTTCTTCTACTGCAACTCGGCCGCCTTTGTGGTGTCCCTCGTCGTCATCCTCATGGTCCAGAACGTGAGGCTGGTCAAGAGCCACACCTTGCTGGTGGCGATGATGCTGGACATGTTCGCCCTCATCGGAGCCTACGCCGCCGGAAGCTGCCGAAACCTCAGGACCTCCGTCCATGTCGTCGCCCTCGCTGGCGCCGTCCTTCTCTACGTGCTGGTACACGTCCTGTTCTTCACGCTGCgggcgaccggcgccgacggcaCGGTGCCGGAGAAGAAGCACAAGCGGCTGCTGCTGGTGGCGATCCTGGTCGCTACCATCACTTACCAGGTGGGGCTCACGCCGCCGGGTGGGTTCTGGATTGAGGAGAACTCGCCcctcggccgccaccgccacgcCGGCGGCGCCGTGCTCCTCGACAAGTTCCCACGCCGCTTCGGGGTCTTCTTCTACTGCAACACGGTGAGCTTCATGGCGTCCATCGcgctcatcctcctcctcgtcaACCCCAACCTCTCGCGGCTCGCCATACGGTGCTACGCGCTGTACGCGTGCCAGGTGGCCGGCCTGTTCGGTCTCATGGGCGCCTACGCGGCCGGGAGCGCTCGGAGGTTGAGAACGTCCATCTTCGCGCTTGTGCTCGTTGCCCTGGTGATCGCCTTCGTCGCTCTGAACATCATCATGTTTAGTTTGTTCAAACCAAGGACGGCAATGGCAGAGGTCGATTCGCCAGCTCcggccgaggaagaagaagaacctacACCCAGAGACGCCGAGGAGACAGAGTACCGCGACGAAGTGTACGCCAAGCGCAAGTACCTGATGCTGCTCGGGATCCTGGCCGCAGGCGTCACCTACCAGGCCGGTCTGGCCCCGCCGGGCGGCCTGTGGCAGGAcgacggcaccggcggcggcggccatgggcgCGAGGCTGGGAACCCGGTGCTCCACGACACCGACCAGCGCCGCTACCACGTCTTCTTCTACAGCAACTCCACCTCCTTTGTCGCGTCGGTGGTCGTCATCGCCCTGCTGCTGCAGCAGATCCTGCGGCGGCACCGCCCGGAGAACCACGAGCTGCTCCTGCTGGCCACGAACACGGCCGTCGTCCTCGACCTGCTGGGCCTCCTGGCGGCCTACGCGGCTGGCAGCACCCGCGAGTGGCGGATTGTAGCCGTGCTGCCTGTGCTTGTTCTGACTTTCATGGCTGTACACGTCGCAATTTGGTTGTTCGGTGAGcgccgctgcggcggcggcggagctagTTCTAATGGGTGGATTGAAGAACAGGTAGTAAATGGTCATGACCAGTCTTCCCATGTTCCTGAGGTTTAGTTTACTAATGATGATCACTTCAGTGCTATGTGTACTACCCCGGCCGGTGTCCTGAGCACGAACTAGCTGAGCTGTTTTTATACTACGGAGAGCTCACTTGGGCGTTTTGGGGATGAAGATGCATTCATCTTTAGTTACAATGTACAACAACATATCCCAGTCTCCTGAATCATCAAATAAACACAGCATAATATAATGTTAAATTCTCGGTACATAGAGCTAGAAGCTCATGAAAAAAAATCTGAACGAGTACTTATCCTATTATAAATCTGTGCCCATTCATGGCGAGCAATTCCATGGCAATTGGCAAGGGCATCAAAAGAGTTGCATGCCCTGTGTATATTCTCTCGTTCCACATGATACATTGCAACAATGACATCACTAGAACCTTATCAGAAAATAACCAGCATAGGCATAGCATCCTTTTGGTTTGTCGAGGATAATGTCAAATTGGCAAACCCAAGTGGACACGAATATACAGCCAGGAGAGAAACAGAAATTTTTTCCCTaaggactgcgcacatggtcTACATCTTACATGTAACTACTCATAACACAGTAGAACTactagtaaaactagtcggagacagtAGTAAACTACCCGAAAACCACTCGTGTAGGACTCTAGGGATCGTATCTGACTAGAACTTCCATATAACCCTGTCCCGTAGACTATACAAGGGTGGACAGTGACACTCCTCAAGAAagagcatgagggacaactcgtgcctcatgcaacagatcacctaggagatcacgcgatcaccacctaaggcaatacaaaccatatagaacgtagggtattattcTCTCGGCggccgaacctatctaaactttgtgtttgttgcaccttcgagttcctgatctcggtgacaccctacctacaaactcaccacctcgaggtATCCCTCGAtggtgtggcggtaaaacatcgacaactggcacgccaggtaggggtgtttatcgagcatccaccggagaacttgatggcatctcacagcttcaccagcaccgtgctcgacgagggcacaactttcatctttggctcctggatcCGCGTCGCCAaaggcttgggtggcttcaacagccacctagtggACTCCAGAAAGCCTGGAGGCCTCTACATCAACTCGAAGCAGCGATCTCGACGAGTTTATCGACAACCTCGACAAGTTGCTGCTCCTCGATCTACCCAAGCAGATCGAGAGGATCTCCGTTTTTGACGcacttcaactcgtgctgcatCGGGACTACTCGTatcggattcaaaccgatctgaggaggctacgcaatccaagtccctctccgacttggaggaggacttggatcatcTTCTCAAGATTCGAGATGAGAGAGCCACCGCCTGTCGGGGGGCCTCCGTTTTCGATAACTACTTAGACTCAAACAAAGAGTACCCGTTAACTACAAGTTGGAGTCGAGGAGGACTCgaggatgagggagccaccactCGTCGGGAGGCCCAGTTCTCaacaaccactcgcaacccaatGATCACCCCGAATCATTTTCAGGTAATCATccgggtttaaccataacatctatgCTGCAAGGCCGTTTCGTGTACTGAAAGGGTCTAGAGCCCTCTAAGTTACTCAAATACGACTCCGCCTTATGGCAGAATCCACCCTTCGGCGTATCAACCTCAGGGAGCCGAAAGATTTCGACTACTCCACTCAAATTCACCGCGCGTCACGACATCGACGCGCTGTAGTGACAACCTTGACTACTCGAATCGCGCCGCAGTTACGACTGCTTCGACTAATCAGCTGCGCCAATgacaactccaacaactcatctcgactagaaactagtcgggaacgagTCTCAAACTACTCGGTGACTAGTTCCGCACGGTCAACAACTAGTTGGAATCAgttccgactagtcggcttcgtTGACAAATTACCCACGGATCAAAGCTATGCTTCGCTGCCTACTTTTTATGCAACTCACACTCTCTCCATCAACAAACTTGAAACCCCCAAACCATGTCTAGTTTGGTTTGAGGCGGTTCAACCCAGAACCCTCTCTGCATTGGAAGCgaatttggatcatctactgcCACTCTGAGAAGGAGAAACCACCGCGCGTCGGGGGGCTATTGTttccgacaactactcggattaAGCTGCTCATATGACCCAGAgtctggtaaggggatcagattggtcgggCAGGTTTGGATCTCGGAAGGGTGTGAAACCCTCCAGGTTTCTTaaatcaagtccaccacgatccattaccacacccggcgaactcccttttcaagaaggtagacccctccctccttctgGCGACGAAGACAAGGACCAggtgtcagacctggggctacgggactgtgtacataacgtagttcatacaggaataggggataggacatgtcctataccttatctatgttgtactctactcgcatgcgaagtagaactagtcgatacagaaggaagctacttgagttgtactcgagtaagattcctaagctagtgtcagactaggattcatgaaattctatcctcccggatacataagagcgggcagggaccccctcaaaacacatcaacacccaaggtaatacaaaccaccaaacaggatgtagggtattacgcacatcgcggcccgaacctgtctaaacctcgtGTTGCTTCCACCTTCGAGTTCcggatctcggcgacaccctacctgaaactcaccacctcggatatacccctcggtgggcaggcggtaaaacaccgacagctggcgcgccaggtaggggaccgCATCGAAGATTCACCGGCGAACTcaatggcatcattcaagttcaccagtgccatGCTCCCCGAGGGCACGACTCTCGTTTTCGGCTCATAGGTCTGCATCGCAGACAGCGCGGGCGATTTCCTTTGACTCACCATCGAtgtcatgaagccgaaaactctcacAGCACGTTTTCACAGCGAGTTTGACGAGTTTGTCGACAATCTTGATGACTTGTTGACCCATGGCTCCGCCaggaagatcgaggaggagtccgttttcaGCGCGACTCCACCCCGTGCTGCAACAACCATGCTCGGATTGGGctcgctccaatctgaggacttgcatagccgatcacgacttggtccacgcaattcggccactgaacctcaggaggcccacaattccgagtccctctccgcattggaaaaggacttggactttttactccaaatcggGAAACCCGAAGCCACGGCACGTCGGGGGCTGCAGGTCGCCTTGGTGAtgatggtctgatgatcacctccacccagAAGGTcgtttcatgcattggaagggcatgaaactctccgatctactcgaagatgaagaccgacttgtggcacacctcgagcccttgccttttcaggagggcaagccattagccaccactGCAGAAGAATcaactgagctagtcgaagcgagctccgacgaactcatatcacgccaagtgttgatggcagaagagggggaggaggatgGCCTCTCACCCAACAaaacacttgacatgatatctgAAGACGAGGCCACAACCAACGCCGGCGACAAAAATGACACCGAgtgtgaggcacgaagggctaggaacagagcccgcatCGTGAACTGGACGCTGAATTCACCgtcgtgagcgagcggggcttcagaaccccTGTGGCTAACATCGCTAGGGTAACCGCCATACTCGAACGCAGCAACGATCCAAACATGCGACAAGCGCTTCGCTACGCGTAGAGAGCGTGGATCCAGCTCGATCGACAAAACCCGTCGTCAgccatcggagaagaacacATGGGCGAGAGCTGCAACCAGGCTAACAGTCGAACAGCAGGCGGACATCAACTACGCAATAACAATGACAAACCtcatggaagtcaggccactggcaggaggcagcagccacctccaggaggcaacccgcgacaacCTAATCATCCCAGCTATCGGAATcctcaagacttacccgttgaagacctgcgccagaaaatcaatgaaatacgcgatgcgcgatccataattgattccagatgcagagagcgtgaagtagccgatccagaaggtaccgactgcagtgatcgctttcTAGCGTTCACAGCACGTtcaacagttacaagtaccctgagggcttcaagccaattgggatcaccaagtacgatggcaaacaagcttctcagcaatggctacgatgttactctaccgccatagaaatcgcaggaggctccaacaccaccaaggtcgtctacttcctgatggctttggaccctgcaccgctcacatggctggagagcctcagcaacaactcgatcgactcctgggaggggctcaagaaagtcttcatcaacaacttccagggggcgatcgcccgcgcaggtactcgtcatgaccttgctTAGTGTAAATAGGAACAcaacgagctcctacg
The Panicum hallii strain FIL2 chromosome 6, PHallii_v3.1, whole genome shotgun sequence genome window above contains:
- the LOC112898205 gene encoding uncharacterized protein LOC112898205, whose protein sequence is MPSSAPGVEEEEPKDSSEYRLRKQLLLLAALVVSVTYVAGLTPPGGVWQEDGPGVAAGGPVLRITHRRRFLSFYYCNSTALAASLVVIFLLLLKNPTRVQLAVLRLVMVLDLLALMGAYLAGSYRDRPATVYATALVLALSAYVGVHILQGLQHPPPPPVDRRDEEEDRRRRTESSSSVLKPKERCKVLLLLATFATGLTYVAGLNPPGGFWDTMDNGRRRGHGHGYRPGDSLVEVHHRGHFRMFFYCNTTAFVASLFIIVLLLDRKLSARTARSFALHVFVLSALLGLLAAYDAGSCRDSNCSVYVVSLFGAVLAFIFLTMVAIISLKSLVCADAPASESNNNRVHDNQATTMATSSSQGSVNTVAPRAASTGNTVEKRAIKKVKSLVLLLANLAATITYQAGLDPPGGFWTYDGEGHRAGDAILLSKDPARYKAFFYCNSAAFVVSLVVILMVQNVRLVKSHTLLVAMMLDMFALIGAYAAGSCRNLRTSVHVVALAGAVLLYVLVHVLFFTLRATGADGTVPEKKHKRLLLVAILVATITYQVGLTPPGGFWIEENSPLGRHRHAGGAVLLDKFPRRFGVFFYCNTVSFMASIALILLLVNPNLSRLAIRCYALYACQVAGLFGLMGAYAAGSARRLRTSIFALVLVALVIAFVALNIIMFSLFKPRTAMAEVDSPAPAEEEEEPTPRDAEETEYRDEVYAKRKYLMLLGILAAGVTYQAGLAPPGGLWQDDGTGGGGHGREAGNPVLHDTDQRRYHVFFYSNSTSFVASVVVIALLLQQILRRHRPENHELLLLATNTAVVLDLLGLLAAYAAGSTREWRIVAVLPVLVLTFMAVHVAIWLFGERRCGGGGASSNGWIEEQVVNGHDQSSHVPEV